In the genome of Eschrichtius robustus isolate mEscRob2 chromosome 2, mEscRob2.pri, whole genome shotgun sequence, the window ATAAGCAAGCACATCTTagtctggattttcttttttttgtttgtttgtttatttatttatttattttggctgtactgggtcttagttgcagcacgcgggatcttcgttgtggcatgtgggatctttagttgcggcatgtggacttcttagttgtggcatgcagactcttaattgcggcatgcatgcaggatctagttccccaaccagggatcgaacccggcctccctgcattgggagcatggagtcttacccactggaccaccagggaagtcccttagtctGGATTTTCTACCTAAAATTATCCACCCTGGGATGGGGGTGTGTGCAAGGCCAGGGCTGCTGTCTCCACGCTCTCTAGCGGGCCCAGACACTTTGTGTCTGGCAGCCCCGCCTTTACCCTTTCTTGGCCTCCGCTTAACATCAGGACCACGGACAGCGCCAAGTGGGTTGCAGTAGGGCGCCGTCCATTGTGCTGAAGTTTTGCTTGTTCCCTGCCCGTGTGGAGGCAGCTGTGAGTCTGGAGCGACCACGGGCCTCAGGGGTGCAAGCCCTGGAAATAGAAGCTCTGGGCGGTGAAGCAGGGGGCTCCATGATTCTGTTCCTCCTCTGCCTGCAGCCCTCTCATGCGTCCACCTCATTCCCTGCAGCCCTCAATCCACcccaccacctcctccccctcctctcccctctgtctCCCTGTCGCTTGCTCAGCTCCAACCGCACAGGTGTCCTCACTGTTCCCCGAACACAGCCGGCACGTTGCCACTTCAGGGCTTCattcttgctgttccctctgcctggaacgctcCCCCCGCTCCACACTGCGGATACTTGCAtggctcccttccctccctccttcacacCTCATCTCCGGTGCCAACTCCTCAGAAagaacttccctgaccaccctcttTAAATTGCAAGCTGTGTCCCCATCCCAGAGTTGTCCCATTGTCTTCTCTAGCTTGAGTTTTCTCTATCACTTATCAATCTAACATATCAGCGATCTCAATCCCTGACCTAAATCCTTGATCCTACAGTTTAGAATTgagaatttttcagattttcgAAAGGTTCTACGGTGTAAATACTATGCACTGAATAACACCCCTAGTTGGACCTGGGATAACATTCTAAGTCGAACACTTTATCTGCAGGAAAAGAATAGAATAGTCACATAAAGTTAAATAAAGAAAAGCTATAATAACCTATGTCAGTTCAGGTCAGGTTTTGCCACAAATGAGAAACAAATTTTGGTTTCCAGAACTTCTTGAAATTTGGAATTGTGGTTTTGTGTATAgcttatttatcttgtttattgtctCTCAGGTGTTAGAAAGtgagctccacgagggcaggatTTTGTGTCTGTTCTGCTCACTGGTGCAGCCCCTGTGCCTAACTAAACAGCACCTGGCACTCGGCGGGGGCAGGGGGGTTGCTCCatagtgtttgctgaatgaataaatggatggatggatgaataaacgagaaagaaaggaaagcagaCTCCCCTTTCCTAGTTTCTGGATGACTCCGTGCCCTGAATGGCCTGTCTGAAGTCCCTAAGAGCCACAGCGTGTGTAGCGGGGGGAGGTGGTCTGTGGCTCCGTGTCCCTCCTACCTTCCCTGGTCTCTGCTGGGTCCTCAGGGATTGGTTCCCAGCAGAACCTCATAATCAGAACCCCTGCTCAAATCCATGTAGTCAGGGATTCAGCTTGGAGGTTCCTACAGCTTTCAGCATCCCCTTCTATCAGAACCCTTAGGGTCCCCTCACCCGATTCCCCGTGCCCTCTGCACCCTGGCCATGGTCAGAAACAGACCAGCCGCCTGGGGAAGGCAGTCATTATGAGGCCCCTCACCGTGTGTTTGTGTGCCTTACATGCGGCTTGTAGGGCTGTTCGAATTTGACATGAAGAAAcaagggcacagagaggttaattaactttcCTGAGGCCACACAACCAGGAAATGCTGAGCCAGGATTTAAAGCCAAGTCACGGACCCCACAGCCCCATGCTGCCTCTCCACAATCGCCCTGTGACAATACACTGACACCCAGCCTCACTGACACCTAGACCCAAAATTAAAGTCCTCCACACCCTGCCACCTGGGGGAGGAAGGCAGGTGGCCAAACTTCTGTTACAAACAGGTCTTTATTAAAGATGAGGAGGGGGCAGGAAAAGGGGGCAGTGTCTCCCCTGCCCACTGCCTTCGGCTGCCTGGAGTGGGGAGCCCTCTTTGCTCCACCTGTGCCCCTATGATGGCACATGTGTACAAGGCTGAGGCATGGGGGGCAGTGTGAAGAACAGGGGTGGGTTCTAAGAAAAAAAACTCCTTCCCCACAGCCCTAATAAATAACAGAAGGATTTGGGGTGACCTGGGCACAGGCAAGGAAGGATGCAGCACCCTGAACTCCAAAACCTCTGAACTGGGGCAAGCCCTGCATAAGTTGGGAGTTAGGAGGGACTGGGTGAGAGATTGCGCATGAGGGAGGGGCTGAGAGAGGAAGGGGTACCCCAAGGACCCTGCCACGGGGGaacctgccccccaccctccagTTGGACTCTCTGATTCTGAAGAGAGAGGACCCGATGACAAAAGATGACCccatctccctcctctcctttgcACATGCTTAGACATGGGCGGTCCCCCATTGACTGGAATCATACCCACCCACCCTAGAAATTCTGAGAACCAAGGACTCCTATTCATTGTTCAGACGCTGAACACTGGCTAGAGTTGCCCTCTTGCCTGAGGATTCTAAGAAATGATGGGGAGGCTCCTATTGGCTGGAGTGAACTCCTTTTGGCCAGAATTCGGAGAACTGGGGGACTCCCATTGGCTGGGCAATGGCCAGTAGAGTCAGGCTTTGGCCCTTAAAAGGGCAATCCTAGGAGGCAAGGACCCATCTCCCAATTATGCCCACTTGGATGTCCCAGAGGGCAAGAGAGGCAGGGGGTCCCCTGGATGTCCTTCCAGCCATCCTCTGATGTCTGGGCCTGGCTGGATTGGGGACAAGGGCTTTGGCACTCACacagcacacgcacacacacgcgtgGCAGGGAAGAAATGGGGACTGGGCAGATTCTGGGTGGGTGTTGGGCCTCACAGCAGGTGGTCACGGCTGGCAAACAGGTAAGGGCTGAAGTTGTCCCggtggaagggggagggatagagTCCACTAAGGGTGTACAGGTCCCGCAGAAGGGGTGTGGGCAGCAGCAGCTTCCGGCCACGGCCACCACCCCCGCCCGGCCCCCCAAGTCCAGGGGAGGAGGGCGAGGGGCCCTGGCTGGGGGTTGGtgctggcaggggcaggggcagaggcaAGGGTGTTGGCTCAGACCTCAGTCGAGGGCGGGGCACACGGGGTGATGAACACATGGCTGGAGCCCTGGAGGACACACAGCTGGGGATCAGGTGGCCACGGTGGGCGCAGTTCTGCGGCTCTAGGGATCAGAAGTCAGGGGGTTAGAAAGCTTGGGAGGGGTCATGAGAGCACAGGTGAGACCTCTGTGGCAGTGACCGCCATCTGGAAGTCCCCCCGTTTATCCTCCCACTCCCTCGACACTCACTGGATGGGGTGAGCCGTGCCGGTGTCGAATGCGGCCTGCAGGCCTCGGGTTCCTGAGACaaagaggcagagggaaggggctAGCGGCCCCCTGGGCCCCACTGGCCAGAGCCACAAGGGGCTCATCGGGCAGAGAGCCCAATGGAAAAGACAACAAGTTTCCAGGATTAACCATGTTCccttgggagggaggggggggccCGCCCTTGCATCCTGTGGGACGGTCCCCCCAGGACCTAAGTCCACAGAAATGAGTGATCCCTCTACCTCTCCATGGCCCTGAGACCCCCACCGCCTGCCTGacttcctgcctcctttgtcctcctccacccaccacccTCTCCAGCCGGGAGCAGCCCCCGGCCCCCCTTACCTGGGCCACACTTAACTTTTCGAGGCGGCTGTCCATGGTGGGGGCTTGGCCCAGGGCCTCCCAAGGGGAGAGCCTTCGGCCAGAGGGTGGCCGGCTCTGGAAGTTGTGCACGACACAGGTGACCTGTgacagagggagggggcatgCCGAGGCCTGAGGCCAATAAGGTAAattaccatccccatttttcagataaggataCTGAGGCTCAGGATTTCAAAAACAGCTAACACTTTTatggtgcttactatgtgccaaacactgctctttccactTTACTaagagataggtactattattacttaTTCCACACGGGGAGGCAAGTAAGGCCGAGTTGTGTAAGAGGATCTGATCCTGTCCTTATTTAAACCTTTGGTATTTTGGACATTATggatttttgcattaattttgatttttaaaaatgtttcattaaaatattatttatctgctTTACTGAGTGTTTTGGCtcctccttaaattttgtgctCAAAGCGAGTGCCTCACTCGCCTTACCTCGGTCCCAGTCCCGTTATCTCAGTTCACAGATGAGAATGTCCAAGCTAGGTAAGGTTAAGGGACTCGCCCAAGGTACAGAGTCCACACCCTTCACCGTCATGCAGTCCTGCCTCTTGGGTCAGGGATAGATGGCAAGGGGGCTCACCAGAAAGGTGGCGATCGCCGCCCCTGTCAGGAAGCCGGCCAGCACGTCAGACCAGTGGTTGCGGTACTCAGCCACGCGGACCACGCCCACCAGGAAGGCGGGGCACAGCAGGGCCAGGCAGAGTGAGGGTTTGACCAGGCGGGAGCCCTTCACGCGGAACACGAGCGTCACGTACATCTGCAGGAGCCGGATGGGTCAGAGGAGACATGGCAGCAGCAGTTCCCAAACCCAAGCGTACACTGCATTCAGGGATAGGGGGTGTGGCCAGAATCCTGAGAAGCCGCAATGGGACTGGAGGCACCGGCCAGGGGCTCCAGGGAACAGAGCCCGGGGGACAGGAGTTCAGGGGATGGAGTCATGGACCCCCAGTGGGCCTTTGCAgggatgggggtgtgtgtggccTGAGCACCAAAGAACAGTGGATAGGGTCTGGGGCCCAGGTCTCTGGGGGACCTGGGCCCCAGGTCCAGGTGGGATGCGGAAGGATGCTTGCTGGCTTAGGGTGTGGCCACAAAGTCAGAGGGTGGAGTCAGGGCTCAAGTGACAGCTCCAGGAGCTCCAGGAGGTGGAGTCCCCAAACCCCTGGGGACCACTGACAGGGTTAGAAGCACAGTCCCCAATGCCAGAAAAAGGAATCAAAGCAACAGAGGGTGCGACCAGGGAAAGACAGGGGACAGAATCAGGAAGTTCCAGTGAAGTCGAGTCAGGAGCGTGGCCAGGCCAATAAAGGGCGAAGACAAACTGGAGGGCAAGGGCTCCAGGGAATGGAGTTGAAAGCCCATTACCGAGTCACCCAGCCAATATCCAGGACCTGTAGCATGGCGGAGACTTGGCTAGGCTTCAGGGTGCTGAGCCAATAGCCTCCTTTGGGTGTGGCATTAGTGGGTCAGGAGGCGTGGCCAGGGTCCAAGGGGGGCGTGGCCAGGGTCCAAGGGGAGGAGTGGGAGCCTCCGCCCTAGGGACGGTGTCACAGTGATGCGTGGCCTCACTCGGGGAGGGATTGGAGGCTCCAGCCCAGACGGTCTCCTGCCCGCTGGCCGCCCCGCTACTGCCGTGCCCCCGTTTCGGGGCTCACCGCTGTGTAGGCGACGGCGTAGGCGCAAAGGGCAGCGTCCTTGCAGGGGAAAGCGCGGCGCGCAGCGGCCACAAGGCTGGGGCTGCCAGCACAGGCACCCCGGTCAGTGACGAAACGGTCGGGCCCTGGCCGGTCCGGTGAGGGTGGCGGGCAGCCCAGGGCCGTGTAGTTGGGGCGGCACACGGACAGGAAGTGCGGCGTCGGGTTGCCGGTCACCACCTGCCCTGCGTTGGCGAAGATGGTCGTGGTGAAGAGGCCGAAAGAGTAGACCCCTGGGGTGGGGTAGGAAAGGGGGTTCATGCCAGGGCCTAGCAGCCGTCCTCCTGTGAGCCCCCTTAACGGCTCATATAGGCCCCTGTCTCCTTGTTCCTGTGACTGACATTAAAGCATAGCTGGGActccccctaacaccatacccccATAATAATTGGGCCATGTTCCTCTTCCCTTGGGACCACCATGATGGCATTCTGGGCCTCTGGCCTCTGTCCCTCTGGGATTACCAATATGCCAGGAGTGGGCCCTCCTCTGGAATCCATTATAGCTGGGCTGGGACCCCTCAACAGCATTACATCAGGATTGGGCCCATGCCAGGGACCTCCTAGGACCACCGTGATGGCATTTCTGGGGCTCCCATACCTGCCCCTGGACTCGCTATTACTGAGCTGATCACTTTTCACCTGGAGCACCACTCAGCCAGGGCTGGATCTCCAGCCCTCTGCCACAGGGACCACCATTTTGGATGAGCTCTGCCCTACCCCAAGGCCACCAGCTGTGGCTGGGACCATATTCAAAGCGCAGCCAGCGTTCTcatctccctgcccccagggccCCCTGGTGTCTGTCCTGTGCTTTTTCTGCCTGAGACTCTCCTTGTGGCAATTTGGGGCCCTCCTCTTAGAGTTGTCATCATGGTTGGCTTAGGCCCCACCCACGTCTCTAGAACCTCCACCATGACTGACCTCAGCCCGCATCCCTCTTGCCCCATGAAGTCACCATCATGGCAATTCTAGGCCTTCCTCCCCTGGAATTCTTATTATATCTGAGCCTGGCCCACAGCCCTTTTGCATGGCTGACCCCTGACCGAGTCACTCACCCAGGAAGCGGACCAGCCTCCGCAGCGGGGGGCTGAAGCGGCAGCAGGCCCCGGACACGATGGTGCTCTCCCCAGTGACTGGGATGGCTGACGGTGGTGCAGGGAAAAAGGCACGTGCCAGCTCCCCAAGCAGGATCTGTGGGCAAGACCGAGGCGTGGTCTTCCTGGCCTTCAAGCCCAGCCCTCCACCCATCTCCACCTGGCCCTCCTGCCTCCTGGAAGGCCCTTCCCACAGTCTGAGCCAGGTTACCCCCAGTCTCACCGTGAGGGTGGGCCCAGCGGTGACCAGGGCGTAGATGagggctgggggtgctctgctGGCAGCCTCAGGCCCTGGGTAGGGCTTGGCATAGGTACTGTCATAGCAGAAGAAGCCCTGGGTGTGCACGGGGAAGGTGTCCGTGAACTCCAGGCGGTAAGCAAGCAGGACCACGATGCCCAGCAGCACCGACTGCCGCCCAGCCAGGGTCGGGAGAGAGACAGAGTAAGAACAGAGAGGGTCAGGACTGAGCTGGGCTACGGAGATGGAGAcacagagatggagacagagacaagggggagagattgagagagagatgaagaggagagaggagatgggactgggaagagggagagaggacagggccagagctcagagagagagagagagatagtggGTAGTGGAGGAACAGaccaacagagaaaaaaagaatactactGATAGAAATACTAGAGTTACCACAGGTGTAACTCTTATTGTGGGCAGGGCGGCATACTAAACCTCTTCCATGAATTAATCCATTTTACTTTCATAACAGCCCTAGGAGAGAGGGACTCTAATtatgcccatttgacagatgaggaaactgaggcttgggaggGTATGTGAGGTGCCCAGAGTCCCACAGTAAGGATGGGCAGAGCTGGGTTGAACCCCGGATTGCCACTTCCGAAGGTGCCTCCTCCCCCTTGAGGGTCTGGGCAGGGGAGGACTGTGCTCCTCACCTCCACGAAGACAAAGCAGGGAATGATGGAGAAACTCCTCTTCAGCTGAGGTCTCCCTCCCGCCATGGTGAAGGCCGGGcctgtggaggaggggagggagtggcACTGCCAGGGTGGGGCCTAAGGGGAGGCTCAGGTCACCTGCTTGTGGAGTCTTCTGGCCACAACCTGGCCCCCATCCCTGGCCCCTCGGACTACAGCCAAGGAGCCCTGGCTCCGCCCCCTGAGTCTTCTGGCCACGCCTCCGCATATGCAGGTcttgccctgcccctgcccattGGAGGCACCAGCCTCCCCTGACACAACCTGCTCAGCTCAGCTTCTGCTGGGGTCCCCACAGATTGTATAGTGGTCTTCTCCCCCCACAGCCTACACAGGAGATTCTGACCCCATACCTTTTAGGAGGGCCTGGCCTCCTTAGCATGTGGGACCCATGCCCTTGGCCTTTAGCAGAGACTTCTCCAGCTAATGTGGACCCCTCCCCCACAAAGAAGGGTCCTCACCCCCACTAGTTTTTAGGAGGCCCCATACTCTTTCCCCACATGCTTTACAGGAGACCCCATGTTCCCTGTCGCCCACCCCCACCAAGCCCCTCTCTCTATACCACTTCCCTCATGGCCCTCAGGGGCCTCCCTCTCCTGTCCCCATGGGCTGTGCCTGACTGGTTTGGGCTGATGGCCAGgccctccttctctcccagctgcctctccctctctccctccttccccttcctcccagcccgTCTGCCTCCCTGTATCACGAGAGGGCTATCTCCCCCTCAAcgtgctctcccctccccccagtctaACCTCAGTCCCCAGCACCTGCTTGACCCATTCTCCCAGCCTAACCTCACCTGTGAAAGGGCCCTATGACTTCCTGCAGGCCGCTGCCACGCCCACAGACTCACAGCCACTCCTGGCAGCCAGCAGGGAAGGGATGGTCACCCCCATTgcacagatttggaaactgaggcccaggcaggTAAGGGTAGGCACTCTGGGTCCAGTGCCCCATCCACGTGGCTTGCTCTGCAATGTGACATGTGGGGGTGAGGGTCACCAGAGAGCCCAGATGCCCAAGATGCCCACCTAGCTACGGCCCCCTCGTCTTCTTAGAGACACAAACATACACCGGCACCCCCAGAGTACACAAGTCAGCCAGAGCTTCCATcccaaacaccacacacacactcattcatcCCACCAGCGAGGATCAAGGGCCTGCTGGgttccaggccctgtgctgggtgccaGCCTTGTGGTGAACAAGACACGCTCGCTCATTCAGACAGGTGCCCAACACCCACTACACACAtaactgcacacacacagcacagtGTGCACACGGCCTGTCACAGACACCCACACAGATCAAACAAATCCCCCCCCACACACGGTCACTGGGACACAACAGGAGGTCCTTCACACACCTCACAGCCCCACACACAGCCCTCACTCCACCACCATCAGGGACAGACTCGAGGCTGCAAACACACTTAAGAGCCACATCAAAAAAAGAGTTACCACACACAGTGGGAGGGGGGTCACAGAACTGGTCACAGCGTCACACCCCCAATTACAAGGCACAGGATGACACACATTAATAGTCTCTCGTCCACACTGACAGTCCTAGGAGCCCCCTGTGCCATACACAACCGCAGCCACATGGCCACACGAGGGCACAGACATGGACCGTGGCACAGACTGACACACAGAGCCACACAAGAGAGGCTCATGATCACAGCCACACACTGGAACACGAtaacgccccccccccaccatcagAAGGAACACACAACAGCAGCCACACAATGACAGTCACATGCACACAACCATACAGACACCGAGCCAGCCACACAATCACTGTGACAGCAGTCACACGGCCACGCAAAGGCGACCCCAACAACACAGCCACCACACACTCACCATCAGAGTGATACCCACGGCGACAGCCGCAAATGACAGCCACAGGAGACACAGTCACAGAGACACCACACAGACACCCCTGAAGCCACACAATCACTCATACAGCCACACACTGACACGTAACGACAACCACACAATCACCGTCAGCCTCACCGGggtcccctccccaccttcccctcccccagcccggtccccaagcctcagctcgcagcctcccctccccctccccgcgcTGGACCCGCAGGGGACCCGACCCACAGGAACCGAACCCTGGCCAGACAGACCGAGGGTCGGAAGCAGGAGAGAAGGGGTACAGGGGGCTCCCCAAGGCCCTCCCCCTCACCGGGTCTAGACTGCCGCCGCCTGAGCCCCGGCTCCACCTAGACGGCCCCGGCGCGGCGGGACTGACAGACAGACGGCCGGCCAGCGAGCGAACGCAGAGATGAAGACGCCGTCGGCCGGCCgggccgcgccgcgccgcgccgcgcagCGCAGACTCCGCGGCGGGGAGAGGGGCGGGGCCTCCGGGAGCGTTATTTGCATAACCCGTGAGGCGGGGCCTCGCGGAGTCTCATTAGCGTGATCCGGGGCGGGGCCTCTGTTGTTCTTTGGGGCAGGGCGTTTTAGAATAGTTTCGGGAGGGAACGAAGGCTGGAGGTTGAGAGGGAGGACCCTGGTGGGTgctgagaggaagaggagggtgggGTGTCAGAGCGTGACCCCGGGCCGAAACCCTGGGAGGAAATGAGAAtgatccccccacacacaccctggAGTGCTGCTCAACCCCCCTCACCCCTGAGGCTCGAGGCCCTAGAGTGGCCCCCTGAGGATATGGCGAGGCCATCAAAGGAGTTCTGCAGCAGGTGCACAGCGGacctggggggagagggggatcTGGGGGCCCCGGGGGACTCTGGACTGCTCAGAGCTGGGGCAGGGAGGCCATGGTGGGGGCAGGGGCGGAGATGAGTCCTGGGAGGAGAGGGACTCAGGTGGGTTCCAGGTTCTGGTGGCCGCTGCTTGCTCTTATTAGGAGGAACGGAGGGCAGATGAGGGTCAGGGGCCTAAATTTCCCCATTTGGGCAGTAGGGACAGCAGGCCAGATCGCCAAGGGCCTATCTGGCCACTCGTATCTGGACAGACTTACCCCTGACCTTGTCATATACTAAATTCAGCCTCACCCTGTCCCCTGACCCTAGGCCCACATATCCCGAACAGTCCCTGGggtctccacaccctccccaagaCTGGGTAGTAAACTGTGGGGGTCACTCTCAGGCGTAGGAAGCAGCAGGAGCGGCAGTCCACAGGTGGAGGAGGGTCTCAGctagtttattttctctctggaggGGTCTTCAGGGAGAACAGTCCCAGCTGCTCAGGCTGTGGAGAAAGAGGGTGGGTCAGAGGCTGGCCTGGCCCAGGGGACCCCAGGGCTGGAGGTCAGGGGGCAGATGCCCAGGCTGGGAGTTGGAAGGGCCTGTACTTTGGGATTCCAGGGCAGGCCAGGAGGGGAAGGGTAGGTTGGGGCAGGGGAGGATCCACACCAGGTGGGAAGGAGCAGCTCTTGCTGAGTGGTGGCTGGGAAGGGTCCTGGTCTGAGTCCGAGTCCGAGTCCCAGGAGGGGAGTGGAGGGCTCAGGCATCGGTGCCCCTTATAGCCTGCAGGAGGGACAGGTGCAATTCTGGCACAAACCCTGAATATGACCCTCGAGTGGCCTTTGAATATGGGCCCAGTGCCCTTGATATTATGTGATCCTTGATTATGTCCCTTGAATGTGACCCAACATGACACCAAAGTATGACCTCGATGACACCTGAATTTTACCCCACTGACCCTTAAAAAAGATCACAGTGACCCTGAGTGACCCCTGGGTGAAACCTCCAAGGACTCTTTAATGTCACCCCAGAACATTATTTAATGTGACCCCAGAATAAGACCCAACAGACCCAACCACCCCCAAATATGGCCTCTGAACGTGACCTCCATGTGTGAAGCTGGAGAATGAACCTCCCCCAACCCTGGAGTGCTGCTCAGCCCCACTCACCCCTGAGGCTCGCAGCCCTGGGGCGGCCCCCTGAGTATCTGGCGAGGCCACCAAAGGAGTTCTGCAGCAGGTGCACAGCGGACCTGTGGGGAGATGGGGATCTGGGGGCCCCGGGGGACTCTGGACTGCTCAGAGCTGGGGCAGGGAGGCCATGGTGGGGGCAGGGGCGGAGATGAGTCCTGGGAGGAGAGGGACTCAGGTGGGTTCCAGGTTCTGGTGGTCACTGCTTGATCTGATTGGGAGGAGCACAAGGCAGATGAGGGTCAGGGGTCAGAGGTTAGAGTGGGAGCTGGGCATCACCATATGTCACCCAGCTCCTTCTGGAGGTCATCCCTCCAGGAGCCACTGCCTCCTGGTGGCAACTCAGTCTCTGGCCAGTTGGATGTCTCATACCCCTGCTGCTTCATTTTGGTCAGGACCTGAGGCCGGGGGAGATggcaggataataataataatgataatgatggtgaAACATGTAATATAGCATTTATCACATTCCAGGCTGCCTTCAAAGTGCTTATCACTCAGTTAATGCAGGTACTCGGTCAGGTAGGGCTGTGTTGTTACACCCAttattcagatgaggaaactgaggcccagagaggggaagtgacttgcccacacTCACACAgcagtaagtagcagagctgagatttgaacccaggccttctgGCTCCAGTCTGATGGTGGAGGCCAGCAGAGATCCCCATAACCCCAACTCACGCAAGGTCCCCGTGCTCTCTGCTCACCTTGCGGCACTTCACCTGTGTCTTTTGCATCTTCTGGATGTTCACCAGGTTCTCCGTGATCTCCTCTTCCTGTGCCTCTGTAGGGGGAGGGGACTCAGGTGGGCCAGAGCTGTAGAAGGACCCCCCGCCCTCCTGGTCATGGGCTTTGGGCACTCACGGAGCTTTTGATAAATGAAGGTCACCTCCTCCCGCACCAGCTCCAGCTCCTCCCACAGGAATTTCTTGCTGAGGGGACAGTGCAGCCTCTGGCCTCCCATTTCCTGACCTCCTGGCTTCCCATTTGCCCACCTGCCTCCCCAAAGCCTCCTCCACCTCCCATGTTTCTATCTGTTCAACTACCATCCCCCAGGCTCTGTCCCCTCCCCATACTTGCCTACCCACCTGTCTGCTCCTACTACTATTCCCCCACTCCTACCCCTCCCTAGCCCCGTGTCCTCTCCTTCTGGCCTCCAGCCTCCTATTTCCTCAGCCCCCCATTGCCTTGCTTCCAGCTCCTCACCTTCTGCCCCCCCAGACCTCCAAtacccccagcctctgccccccTCGACCTCCTCTACCCTCCAGCTTCCCATGCCACCCCCGCCAGCTTTCTGATCCTCCAGCCTCCCTTTCCATCCCACCTCCTGCCTCCCCTATTTCTGGCCTCCCAGTCTCCCACACACCCCCActgcctcctgcctcccccatcccctccactTGTCCCCCAAGATTTCCAAGGCCCCCCAGACTCCCTTACTCAGGCCCCTCCCATTTCTCCCATCCTACCTGTGGTTGCCTCTCCttggcctcccttccctcccgCAGCCTCCCTCCTGGCAATACCCACCTGTCCCGGATCTCCTGCGCCAACAGCTGTAGAGAGCGGGTGGTACGGGCCCGCTGCACCTTCTCGTTGTCATGCAGGGTCTTCTGCAGCCCCTGCAGGCCTTTAGCCAGGGCCTCATATAGCTCCTGCCGTCCCTCCTCCACGTCCCACTTGTGTCTCTCCTTGTCTGCCTGGCGGCTCGTGGGGCCCAGCACCTCTACAGAGATGGTGGGACCTTGGCTGAGCCCCACCCACACCCTGAGCCCAGCTTTGAAACCAGCTCGCCCTCACCCTGACCAGACTCTGGTCCTGAACCCAGACTCATCCAACTTCTCTCACCCTGGCCTGACTCAGCTGACCCTGATAGGAGCAGCCTCCAGCTTTACCTTGACCTTTGGCCAGTTCTCACCTTCAAGCTGTTGGATCTTGATTTGCTGCAGGCAGCTCTCCTTCTCCAACATGGTCACTGAGTGGTTTAGGAACTCGAAAGCCTGGAGGAAGAGGCCAGGCCTGGGGGTGAAAGCAGGGGTGGAGTGGGGGGGGCGGCAGGAACAATTGCTG includes:
- the CCDC159 gene encoding coiled-coil domain-containing protein 159 isoform X1, whose amino-acid sequence is MFRAEASLGCQKGRESVRTWELVSVQPSVPPTQSNPLLAGLPLDPDYSVPCYCSPQSPSNVCLPANEKCDKCCGSLRGCPGAGEREGLECSGLALRKPSPPHTTPPPPGPSSEKTLEYTFHWSRTPEPETLQLAAPENTVTIGTWRPARDSGPQSHGSFPNSDSQEHCNDQDPPKRHHSNSKKPLETSSSKTKVKSTVMIPESQKLLRCELESLRCQLQAQTKAFEFLNHSVTMLEKESCLQQIKIQQLEEVLGPTSRQADKERHKWDVEEGRQELYEALAKGLQGLQKTLHDNEKVQRARTTRSLQLLAQEIRDSKKFLWEELELVREEVTFIYQKLQAQEEEITENLVNIQKMQKTQVKCRKVLTKMKQQGYETSNWPETELPPGGSGSWRDDLQKELGDIWSAVHLLQNSFGGLARYSGGRPRAASLRGYKGHRCLSPPLPSWDSDSDSDQDPSQPPLSKSCSFPPGVDPPLPQPTLPLLACPGIPKYRPFQLPAWASAP
- the CCDC159 gene encoding coiled-coil domain-containing protein 159 isoform X2, with protein sequence MFRAEASLGCQKGRESVRTWELVSVQPSVPPTQSNPLLAGLPLDPDYSVPCYCSPQSPSNVCLPANEKCDKCCGSLRGCPGAGEREGLECSGLALRKPSPPHTTPPPPGPSSEKTLEYTFHWSRTPEPETLQLAAPENTVTIGTWRPARDSGPQSHGSFPNSDSQEHCNDQDPPKRHHSNSKKPLETSSSKTKVKSTVMIPESQKLLRCELESLRCQLQAQTKAFEFLNHSVTMLEKESCLQQIKIQQLEEVLGPTSRQADKERHKWDVEEGRQELYEALAKGLQGLQKTLHDNEKVQRARTTRSLQLLAQEIRDSKKFLWEELELVREEVTFIYQKLQAQEEEITENLVNIQKMQKTQVKCRKVLTKMKQQGYETSNWPETELPPGGSGSWRDDLQKELGDIWSAVHLLQNSFGGLARYSGGRPRAASLRGYKGHRCLSPPLPSWDSDSDSDQDPSQPPLSKSCSFPPA
- the CCDC159 gene encoding coiled-coil domain-containing protein 159 isoform X3; translated protein: MGEQEQVVCGPSSEKTLEYTFHWSRTPEPETLQLAAPENTVTIGTWRPARDSGPQSHGSFPNSDSQEHCNDQDPPKRHHSNSKKPLETSSSKTKVKSTVMIPESQKLLRCELESLRCQLQAQTKAFEFLNHSVTMLEKESCLQQIKIQQLEEVLGPTSRQADKERHKWDVEEGRQELYEALAKGLQGLQKTLHDNEKVQRARTTRSLQLLAQEIRDSKKFLWEELELVREEVTFIYQKLQAQEEEITENLVNIQKMQKTQVKCRKVLTKMKQQGYETSNWPETELPPGGSGSWRDDLQKELGDIWSAVHLLQNSFGGLARYSGGRPRAASLRGYKGHRCLSPPLPSWDSDSDSDQDPSQPPLSKSCSFPPGVDPPLPQPTLPLLACPGIPKYRPFQLPAWASAP